The sequence below is a genomic window from Desulfobulbus oligotrophicus.
TCTTGCCTTCATTCCTCTGGCCTTTCATCCCAAAAATACCCAGCTAACGGAACATTCCGGTACCACAGGGATCAATGATCTGAAAAATATAGCTGTCAGTCGGTTGATGCTGGACAATTTTCCTCATATCAAAGCCTACTGGGTGATGATTGGCCCTAAGTTGGCCCAGGTGGCACTTTCCTTTGGGGCTGATGACATGGATGGGACAGTCAAAGAGGAGGTGATCACCCATATGGCCGGCGCTGAAACTGCCCAGGCATTAGGGCACAAAACTCTGATTCGACTTATTCAAGAGGCCGGCCGGCAGCCGGTACAACGAGATACCCTTTACAACATCCTGGCAACCTACTGATGACTCTTCAGAAAATCATCGCCACCATTGAAGATGGTGAGCGTTTAACAGGGTCTGATTTTCTTCAGCTTGAACAGAAAGCAAGCGTCCATCAACTTGCTTTTCTGGCGCATGCAGTTCGAATGCGCTTACATCCTGCTCCAACCGTGACCTATGTTATTGACCGAAACATCAACTACACAGATATCTGTATCTCTGCCTGTAAGTTTTGTGCTTTTTTTAAAAGTCCGGAACAAAACAACGGACAGGTGTTATCGCAAGAGACCTTAGCTCAGAAAATAGCTGAAACCCAGAATGTCGGCGGCACGCAGATCCTGCTCCAGGGCGGGTTGCATCCGGATAAGCCTCTGGAGTTTTATGAGGACATGCTTCGGTTTATAAAGACAACCGGCATCCATATTCACGGATTCTCTCCACCGGAAATCGTCCACTTCAGCAAGCTGTCGGGTTTAACCATCAGAAAGGTCCTGCAGCGACTGATAGCTGCCGGCCTTGATTCCATCCCCGGTGGTGGTGCGGAAATTTTAAATAATCGGGTGCGTAAAGAGTTGGCGCCAAACAAATGTGATGCCGACCAGTGGATCGAAGTGATGGATACTGCGCATCATCTTGGTCTCCGCACGACTGCTACCATGATGTTTGGTCATATCGAGACTGTAGAGGAGCGGCTTGAACACCTTCAGAGGGTTCGGGATCTTCAGGATCGGACCGGCGGTTTTACAGCCTTTATTCCCTGGCCTTTTCAACCGGATCATACCCCATTGGCTGCTGCACGTAAGATCGAGAAAACAACGGCTATCAACTACCTCCGTATGCTGGCTCTGAGCCGGATTTTTCTGGACAATGTTCCTAACGTACAGGCGTCCTGGGTAACCCAGGGCCCGAAAATAGCACAGTTGTCTCTTTTTTTCGGTGCCAATGATTTTGGTTCAACCATGATAGAAGAAAATGTGGTGGCTGCAACCGGGGTACGGTTTCGTCTTTCTGAAGCAACAATCAGACAACTGATAACAGATGCCGGTTTTCAACCCCAACAGCGGTTGATGGATTACACACCAGTCCAATGACTGTTGACAGACCAACTATCCATACGGCCGACTGGGTCGTTCCGGTCAGTTGTCCGCCACTGAAAAACGGCGGTATCGTCCTCATCGAGAAGACTATAGCAGCAGTTGGTGAGGCAGCCCGACTGCAGCAGCTGTATCCGGGAGCTCAGATAAAAGATCATCCGCAGTCTCTTCTGACCCCGGCTCTGGTTAACGGGCATATTCATCTCGAACTTTCCCATTTACAGGCGTTGACAAAGACGTCGCCTGTCACGAGTTTCACCGGATGGATCACCGACCTGCTTGCCTTGCGTGACGAACTGGGAGCGGACGGTGAATCTGTCAGATCGGTGGCGCAGGAAACAGCCATTACCCAGTACCGGCTTGGTGTTGAAGTGATAGTTGATGTCGGCAACACCATGATTGGCCACAACCTGTTGGAAATCTTCCCGGGGACGCTGCTCCCGTTTAAGGAATATCTGGGGCTTGCTGCATCTACATTTGAGAAAACACACCACCGCCTGCAGCAAGAACCAGCCTCAGTTCGCTGTTCAGCACATGCCCCATATTCAACGCATCCTCGTTTACTCCAACGTATAAAGGCAAGGGCAAACGAACTTGGACATATTTTCCCCATTCATGTGGCAGAACCGGTTGCTGAAGGAGAGATGATCCGGGAGGGGAGGGGGGAGATGGTTGATTTCATTCGTCAGCGTGGCTTCTGGGACCATTCATTTCAGCCGAGAGGACAAGGTGGTTCCATCAACTATCTGTATGATCTCGGTGTGCTGGATGAGCAGACGTTATGTGTGCATTCGATTCACGTATCGGATGAGGAGATGCATATATTTGCCGGCCAGGGCGTTAAGATCTGCCTGTGTCCAGGGAGTAATCAGTTTTTGCATACCGGCACAGCTCCACTGCCACGTTACCTAGACCATGGCATCCTGCCTGCACTTGGTACAGATAGTCTGGCCAGTAACCCTGCCCTCTCTCTCTGGCGAGAGATGAGGATTCTTGCGCAGACATTTCCTGAAGTTGAACACGCTGCTCTTTTCCGCATGGCCACCCTGGGTGGAGCTGAAGCCGTGGGAATGGCTCGTTATTTCGGATCTCTGGAGCCGGGAAAAAGTGGCAATGTGTTAAAGATCCCTCTGCGTGAAGAGCTGACCACCGCAGAGCAGGTGTATCACCATTTGGTGCAAAAGGGGGAGGAAGTGCCTCCTCAACGATTGATACAGTGAGGCGTAAACATATGATACGGATTGGCATGGTGAACTACATCAATACAGCGCCGATTTATGAAGTGTGGAAAGAGCGCACAATGCCTGCTGAATGGGTCATGGTTGAAGGGCAGCCGAGTCAGTTGAATACCATGTTGGCCAATGATCAGATTGATATGGGGTTTGTCTCATCCTATGCCTATGCCATTCAGCCCGAACGGTATCAGATTCTGGCGGATCTGTCTATCAGCGCCACCGGGCCGGTTGGTTCAGTGTTTCTTTTTTCACATCTTCCTCCGGAAGAGCTTGACGGCAAATTAGTTAAATTAACCGCCCAATCCGATACATCCATCCGACTGGTCATGATCATCCTTGAAGAGTTTTATGGGGTGAAACCACGGTATGAAACAGGTGAGGTGTATGGCCCAACAGTGCAGAAAGACAAGGTAAGCGCTGTTTTGGCCATCGGTGATGATGCTCTTCGTCTTCGTGCAGAGAAGCAGTATCCCCTGCATCTTGATTTAGGTGAGATGTGGCATAAGCGGACAGGCTTGCCATTTGTGTTTTCAGTCTGCGCTGTTCGCGAGGCCTTTCTTCGTGAACAGCCTGCAGCTGCTCGGGCTATCCGCAAAGCTTTGGTTGACTGTCGGCAGCAGGGAACTGTACAGATGGCAGATATTTGTGAGAGAGTGGCCCGGCGTATTCCCATGGACTGTGAGACGTGCTCCCGGTATCTTATGGGCATAGAACATGATCTTTCAGCGGTGAAGTTGCAGGCACTCGAACAGTTTTTTCAATATATGGTTGATCGCGGTGAAGTTCCTGCCAGTGCTTTACCTCTGAAAATTTTTGAATAATCTTTGATACAAGTTTACAGCACACTATGCCCCGGATGGACAATGAATCTCCAGAGGATAAAAAACAGTTTGTCAAAACTAAATTCGCTGCAATCAGCGGTCGGTACGACCTTCTCAACTCTCTGTTATCTTTACAGATTGATCGATACTGGCGATGGCGGACCACACGTTTGCTGCGATCTTTTCCTGATGGCTGGATCCTTGATCTCTGCGCCGGAACCCTGCCGCTCTCCCTTGAGCTAACGCGGCAATCTTCACAAAGATCTGTGTTAGCCGTTGATTTTTGTGAGGATATGGTACGGTCAGGTATTGCAAGCCTGCCCAACGATGATCGGGCAGGCCGTATTTTTCCAACTTGTGGTGATGGCGAGCTCATCCCTGCACCAGCCAATGTTTTCTGGGGATGCACGGTTGCCTTTGGTGTGCGTAACCTTGCCAATGTCATTCAGGGATTACGGGAAATGCACCGTGTTCTGAAGCCTGGTGGTAAACTGCTTATTCTGGAGTTCTCTCGCCCGACCAATGTGGTGATTAAACCGATATATACTTTTTATTTAAACAGGGTCCTGCCCGCAGTGGCTGGTTTAATTTCCGGTGATAAAGAGGCGTATCAGTATCTTGCCTCTTCAATCGCAGCTTTTTATGAGCCGCAAGAGTTGTTAGCCATGATGCGGGAAGCCGGCTTTGTGCAGATAGAAAGAAAACCCCTTACCTTTGGTATTGTTTCAATTTATATAGGGGTCAAAGAATGACCGCAGATAAACGTCCACGCATCATTCTCGGCATTACCGGTGCAACCGGTATGCTGTACCTACCGCCGTTTTTGCGGTTATTAGCTGCGCAACAGGTGGAAGTACACGGCATTGTTTCTGAGGCCGGCCGTAAAGTGTTGCAGTTTGAGCTCGGAGTGCAGCCTGAACATCTAGCGCCGGTGTCCCGGTGGTTTAGCCACGATGATTTTTTTGCTCCTCCGGCATCCGGCTCCTCTCTGTATGATGCCATGGTTGTTTTACCATGCAGTATGGGCAGCCTGGCAGCCATTGCAAGAGGATACTGTGCAAACTTATTGCACCGTTGTGCAGATGTCACCCTCAAGGAACGGCGACCTCTGCTGCTGGCCGTACGGGAAACCCCATTGAACCGGACCCATCTCAGCAATATGCTGGCCGCTCACGATGCCGGCGCTACAATCTGTCCGCCCATGCCGTCGTTTTATCATTCCCCCCAAACTCTTGAAGATCTGGCCAGACACTTCGGAGCCCGACTCTGTGATCTTCTTGGTGTTTCTGTTGATGAAACTGAAGTAAAACGCTGGGCTCAAGAGGGATGAATATGTGGAGAAAAATTGTCATTCTGCTTGAGATGATCAAGTTCGAGCATACTGTTTTTGCCATGCCTTTTGCACTGATGGGCGCCTTTCTTGCCCAACGTGGTATGCCCACCTTGTATACATTTTTCTGGGTTATTGCGGCAATGGTTGGTGCCCGGACCTGTGCCATGGGGTTTAATCGAATAGTCGACCGACGTTTTGATGCTGCCAACCCCAGGACCGCTGACCGAGCATTGCCGGCAGGGCAGGTGAGTCTTTCTGCATCGTGGGCGATGGTCACCTTGGCAGGAACACTGTTTTTTTTCGCCTGTTTTATGCTCAACCCACTGGCCCTGGCCATAGCACCTTTTGCACTGGGGCTGACTTTATTCTACTCGTTAACCAAACGTTTCACCTGGTTATGCCATGTCGTGCTCGGTGTTGCACTTGCCTTTTCACCGCTGGGCGGCTGGATTGCCGTTGCCGCGAGCTTTGATGCTTACCCATGGGTACTTTCCCTTGGAGTACTCTTTTGGGTAGCTGGTTTTGATTGTATCTACGCCTGCCTTGATACGGAATTTGATCGGAAAACAGGGCTGTTCTCAATGCCGGCAATTTTCGGTCGGCGGAACAGCTTTCGCATCGCAGTCATCTTTCATGCTTTTGCCTTTCTCCTCTTCACACTGGTCGGCATGCAGATGCAATTAAACTTCTGGTATTATTCCGGCATTATCATTACAGGTTTTGCCTTATTTTATCAGCATCTTATTGTTAATCCCAGGGATCTGACGCGTATTCAGCAATCTTTTTTTTCAATGAACGGTCTGATTGCCTTAACCCTCTTTTTTGCCACCTGGTTATCGCTGGCGACTGATTGACGGCATGAGACCACGAACGTTTTTGCTGTTAACAGTCCTCGCGCTGACGACTTTTAGCGCGATAAAAGAAGGGGCGGCTCAAGAATATCAGCCTCCACCGGCACAGATCGATCAGAATATTTTAGCTGTTATTTTTTCTGGAGATGAGATGTTGCGTTATGCTGTCACCTGGGGCGGGGGGGTTAAAATCGGTGACATCAAGATGACGATTCAACGGGATTCAACGAAAGCAGACATCTTTAATATATCAGCACATATTACGGATACCGGTCCACTGAAAATGCTGTATCCCGTTAATGACACCTTTGCATGTCTGGTTTCAGGGCCCATGAAATTACCCTACCAGTACACGGTTCATCAAAAGGAAGGTTTTGGTCGCGAGATACACAGATTCACACGGTATGATCAAGCAAACCATCTGGTCTGGTATCGGAAAAACAAGCAGGATGAACAGAGAATTGAGATAACCGGACCAACGTATAACGAATTTGCTGCGTTCGTCATTACCCGATCCCTCGCATTTACCGAGGGAGAATCAATTATTGTTCCAACCTTTGCCGATAAAAAACGACATGAGGTTAAAGTCACTGTTGTGGGGAAAGAGAAACGGCGAACTCGGTTTGGTTCTAAAAACACTTTGGTGGTACAACCACAGATGCCGTTTAAAGGGCTGTATGAAAAGAGCGGTAATACAACGCTCTGGCTCACCGACGATCGATGCCGGATACCGCTTGAAATTCATTCTAAAATAGTGATCGGTTCTTTGGTTGCGGAATTGGTGGGATATACCAACCCCGCTTGTCCTGATTTTACGCGCACCCTGTCAGATGAACAGATTCAATAGCAAAACTCTCCACAAAATGCAATCAGCCAATCTGAACTTCAATTTTTCTGGGTTGCAGTGGTTGGATCTTTGGCAGTCGTACCGTAAGAACACCATCGGTTAAGGAAGCTGCAATACGTTCTTGATCAATGGTTTCAGCAACTGTAAAGCGACGCAGATAATGACCGGTTTCATATTCTTCAAGAATAAGACGGCCGGATTGCGCAGGGGGAAGTCGACGGCCCTGGATGGTAAGGATGCTGTCCTCAAGGGAAAGGTCGAGGTCATCCGTAACTACTCCCGGCATATCTGCAATAACTATAACTTCTTGATCTGTTTCGTAAATATCAACGTGCGGCGCAAAGTAAAGCTCATTTTTTGTCTGTTCACCGCTGAGTTGTGCAGCTTTTTTTTCTTGAATTTTCAGTTCCTGTTCAGTCATGATAACCTCTCTACTCTGCATTGACTTTAATTTGACGTGGCGTAGCAGCGGATGCCTTGAACAGAGTAATGGTGAGGATGCCGTTTGCAAGGCGAGCATCGACTTGTTCCGGATCAACTTTGACGGGTAATGCTATGGATCGACTAAAACTTCCTGCTTCAATTTCTCGGCGGTGATACGAGATCCCGCTCTCACTCTGGCGGCGGTCTCGTTTACCTTGCAAAGTGAGCGTGTCACCCTCCAGGGAAAGATCAAGGTTGTCCACCTTTACACCTGGTAATTCGGCGGTTATTACCAGACGATCAGTCGCCTCATACATGTTGAGGGCAGGGTAGACATTGGCTAATCCTTGCCCCTTTCCTCTTTCGATATATGTTCGGGAAAGTTCATCAAGCCCTTGGCGAATGCGTTCAAATTCAGCCCATGGATTACGAAAGGGTGGGCGATCGGTAAAACGTACAAATGTCATGATATACACCTCTGTAACGGGGTTGTGAATGTAATGGTTGTTGTCAGACAAGGTAAGATCCGGACTGTGCTTGTCAAGAAACATGCTGGGACAGGAAAGAATAGGTTTAATGGGTCAATAAAAAAGGAGTGCTATATGGATGCGGCTATCATAACAACCGAATGTCCGGATTTAACTTTGATACACCGGGGTAAGGTGCGGGATATGTACGAGATTCCCGGCCATGCAGACAAACTGCTGATGGTGGCAACGGATCGGATCTCAGCCTATGATGTGGTGATGGCGGAGCCGATTCCGGGAAAAGGGAAGATCCTCACCGCCATCTCTTTGTTTTGGTTCAGGTTGCTCAGCGACATTGTTCCCAACCACCTGATCAGTGCTGAAATCAGCGAGTTTCCAGCAGTATGTCAGCAGTATAAAACGCAGTTAGAGGGGCGCTCCATGCTGGTCAAACGGACCCGGGTTGTGCCCGTCGAATGCATTGTTCGAGGGTATTTGAGCGGCTCGTTCTGGAGTGCCTACCAAAAAAACACCACGGTCTGTGGATTTGAGTTGCCGGCAGGCATGCGTGAGTCCGAACAGTTCTCTGAGCCGTTGTTTACGCCTTCAACAAAGGCTGATCAAGGACTGCATGATGAAAACATATCACTGGCACAGATGCGGCAGTTGATTGGCGATACTTTAACCGAGCAGATGGCTGATGTGAGTGTTCAGCTCTATCAACGTGCCGCTGAATATGCCCGTACAAAAGGCATAATCATTGCTGATACGAAATTTGAAATGGGGCTGGACGGTGATACGCTCACCTTGGTTGATGAGGTGCTGACACCGGATTCCTCACGATTCTGGCCACTTGATCAGTATACACCGGGAAAAGGACAGCCGAGTTTTGATAAACAGTTCCTGCGAGATTTTCTCTCTTCTCTGCAGTGGAATAAACAACCACCACCACCGGCAATCCCTGCTGACATTCTGGAGAAAACAAAAAATCGTTATCAGGAGGCCCAGGACAGGTTAACTCGCTGACCATGCTCAATCCTCCTGTTCAACAAGGCCTTTTTGAGCAGAACAGGAGGATGAAGTGGTGATGTGCAAAGTGACACCATCGAAATCAACCGTATCTCCAGGATAGAGCTTGCGACGTTTGCGGATTTCCTTGGAGCCGTTCACCAGGGCTGTGCCTTGACTGATAAGAAATCTTGCTTCACCACCACTGGCCACCATATTTTCCCGTTTGAGCAGTTTGTCCAGTTCGATATACGATGTGGTAATTGTCACTAAACGATGGTTTTCTTGTTGCATAGTATATACGATGAAAGGGACTCAACCGGGGATAGCAGGGGGCAGGGATGATAGGTTACCTTGTTTGTATGACGGTGCGCATGCAAAGCAAGGTTACAGAGCCCGCATGTACTCAGGCTTAAGTGGCCTGTCACCAGCAAGCGCCTGGTCGATCAGTTGTAAGGTTGCTGTATACTCTTCAGGTAGTTTGGCGCGAATGGGGAGGTAGTTCGAGGCATGGTTTGCATGGAACAGGCCGTTGGTGAGGTGAGTGTTGGCAATCATCGTGCGCAATTCCTGTAAGATTACCAAAGGTTCGGGAACAACAAACTCACCTGCCTGAATCTGGGCAGAGAGAGGCGTTCCCGGTTCAACCATAAGACTCAGTGCCCCGACATATTCAGGATCCAGAGCTGTAAGCGCTTTCCCTGTTGCCACGGCATGGGCCGGCGAATCTTCCTTGCCGGCAATACCCAAGAGCACGGTTATGGACAACGGAATACCGGCTGCCTTCACCTTGTGTCCCATGGCGATCATCTCTTCTGCAGTCATACCTTTGCACATCTGTTGCAAGGTGTCGTTGTTGCCACTCTCCAATCCCATATAGATAATACCCAGGCCCAGATCACGAAGTATGCGCAGTTCTTCAACTGTTTTTGTTCGTAGGTTTTTACCGTTCGCGTAGAGACCGACCCTTTCAACTCGCGGCAGTTTTTCCTTGATCTGCTTGAGAATAGTCTGCAGTTTGGCAAAAGGTAAAATCAGGGCATCACCATCACATAAAAACAAACGTCTGGCATACGACATGTTGCGGGCAGCATAGTCGATATCAGCATAAATGATATCGTCAGGAACGAGAGTAAAACGTTTGTCTTTATACATTCCACAGAAGGTGCATCTGTTGTGCGAGCAACCTGTTGTGACCTGTAATAAAATACTGTTGGCCTCACTGGGGGGGCGATAAATGGTTCCTTGATAGTGCATAGTTTCCTAAATGAAAAAGTTACCGAGAGCAGCCGGTTCAGGTGAGGGGTTTTAACTGGTGAACAAAAACCGCCATGTCGTGCCTGATTTGCAGATAACGTTCCCGGCTTAATCCCGCACCTAAGCCAACCCGCTCGGCCATCTCCGGTGTTAAAAAATCGCCTGGTGCATGCGCATCGGCATTAATCGCTAATTGAGCACCGGTCCGTTCCGCCATTTTAGCGACATGGCCATTGGTGAGACTGTGACCTCTTCGTCCCGACAGCTCAAGGAAGATATTATTTTTAGCGGCCAACTGAGCCTCCTCCTCAGTAATAAAACCGGGATGGGCTAAAAGATCGATATCGGCCTCCAGGGCTGCACGATTTGTGCCTGGAGCGACAGGTTCAACGGGAGATTCACCGTGGACAACCACCAATTGTGCACCAAGTTCCCGAGACTGTGCAGCAAGCGGAGCGATAAGGGGTGGCGGTACATGTGTAAGTTCAACCCCGACGATCAGTTGTGTACGGTTGACGGGGTTCATGTCTTTGGCGGCTCGTAACAGAGCTGGTATCAGGATGGAAATATTTGAAGAATCGGCATGGTCAGTGATTGCTATAGCAGTGTAGCCAAGGGTTTCAACGCGTCGTACATGTTCGGCAGGTACCAGCGCGCCATCACTGAAGAAAGAATGAGAATGTAGATCGATCATAGTATTTAAATAAGTAGTAATTTTGCTATTCAGAAAGTCGACCTTTCAACGAATGATTACCCGCATGTTCGATAATCACCAGGGCAAGGTCTCCAGGGAGTAAGGAGTCAACATTTCCTGCAGCATGGACCATATGGTTGGTGGCGGTGCGTCCTTTAATTTCTCCGTCCAGTATCGATTCAATCATAATCTCAACTGTTTTTTCTAAGTATTCTCTGTTCCGTTGTAAACTGATTTTGTTTTGCTCCTTCTGGAAAGTGGCGAGGCGTTTGGATTTTATTTCTTCCGGGATCTTGTCTGTAAAACTTGTGGATCGTGTGTGAGGGCGATCTGAATATTTAAAGGAGAAGGAGCCATGGAACCGGACTTCTTGCAAGAGACGCATTGTCGCGGCAAAATCTACATCAGTCTCGCCGGGAAATCCGACAATCACATCTGTTGCCAAGGCGATATCCGGACGATACTGTCTAAGCCTGGCAACTTTTTGAAGATAACTCTCTACAGTGTACTTGCGGTTCATACGTTGTAAAATTTTGTCGGACCCTGATTGGACCGGCAGATGAAAGTGCGGGCAAAGATTTTCCAGTTCTGCAAAACATTGCATCAGTTCTTCTGACAGATCCTTGGGGTGCGAGGTGGTAAAACGAAGCCTTTGCAAACCTTGCACAGCCGATACCTTGCGCAAAAGCTGCGGAAAGGAGACCGGCCTTGGATCCACTGTGTTGGTGGCGCCATACGAGTTGACGTTTTGTCCCAGCAGGGTAATCTCCCGCACCCCTTGTTCAACAAGAAGCTCTACCTCTTCCAGAATATCACGTACAGACCGGCTGATCTCCCTGCCTCTTGTTGTCGGAACAACACAGTAACTGCAAAAATTATCACACCCCTGCATGATTGTGACAAACTGCTTAAATCCAGGCGTGATCGCGGTTTTTTCGTTGTTAACAAGCAGTTTCTGAAAAGGGGGGATTGAAAAAGATGACTCCATATTGGTGGCAATCTCTTTTTGGGTCATCCCGCTTAACAGACGATCGAGCATTGCAGGTAAGCGATAAATTTGCTGAGTACCGACAATTAAATCGACATGGGGCATGCGTGATCGGAGATGTTCACCTTCCTGCTGGGCAACACAACCGATCACACCAACAACTAAAGAGGGATTTTTCTTTTTTTCTTCACGCAGTGAACCAATCAGACTGAAGGCCTTTTGTTCCGCTTTTTCTCTGATACTACAGGTATTAACCAGAATAAGATCAGCCTCCTCCTGCACAGAGGTCGTTGCAAATCCTTCTTGAGCAAGCAGTTGTGCAATGACCTCTGAGTCTCGCTCATTCATCTGACAGCCAAAGGTTTTAATGTATAATTTTCTGCTCATTAAGACTATTATCCCGTTGATTTCGGATGAATGTCGGTACGATCGGGCGTCAGAGTTTCAGCCAGTGCCTCTAAAAGCCGCATGGTTTTCATATAATGACAATCAAAGGTCTGAATACTGACCAAGCCGATTTCAGCAGTAATGGTGGAAAGGATGGCCAAGCCGTCATATCCCTCTAGTATAAATCTCAACCAGCTGATCTTACAGGGTTTAATTAAAAGAGGGTAGGTGATAAGTTTAGGCATTGAGTGCAAGAAAACAGTGAACAAGGTTTACTGATACAACAGATTAAACGGCTATAGTCGCGTCAATATCTTTAATTATGTGTTTGTATTTTTCAAGTATGGGGTCAACGTACTGTTGAAGAAACTCCACTGTTTGCATTGCTGCTCGACCGGTAAACGCTTGATAATCACCCAAAAGAGCATCAAGTTCCTGTTGGCTGAAGGGGACACGGTCATCTTGCGCAAGCAGTTCAAGCAGGTTATTGGCAAGGCCCTCGTGTTTAACCGCAAAACCAGCGGCTACAGAATACTCTCGTATTATTTCATGCATCTCCTGCCGGCTTTTTCCACGCTCCACACAGGCCATGAGAATTTTTTCAGTGGCCATAAAGGGGAGTTCTTCTTTTAGATGTTTCTCTATTTGTTTCGGATAAACAACCATTTTACTGGTAATATTCATATAAATCTTCAAAATTGCGTCTGTCAGTAGAAAGGCCTGCGGAATATCCATCCGGCGAATAGCTGAATCATCCAGGGTTCGCTCAAACCACTGATTAGCGGCGGTGGCAGCAAAGTTGCCTGGTAATCCCATCAGTTTTCGAGCCAAGCCTGTCATACGTTCTGCTCGCATCGGGTTACGCTTGTATGCCATTGCCGAGCTGCCCACCTGTTTACTCTCAAACGGTTCTTCCTGTTCTTTCAAATTGGACAGTAAGCGTAAATCAACAGCAAATTTGTGAGCGGAAGCTCCGATCCCCGATAAAGTTTCAGCTGTTTTCATATCAA
It includes:
- a CDS encoding radical SAM protein, which produces MHYQGTIYRPPSEANSILLQVTTGCSHNRCTFCGMYKDKRFTLVPDDIIYADIDYAARNMSYARRLFLCDGDALILPFAKLQTILKQIKEKLPRVERVGLYANGKNLRTKTVEELRILRDLGLGIIYMGLESGNNDTLQQMCKGMTAEEMIAMGHKVKAAGIPLSITVLLGIAGKEDSPAHAVATGKALTALDPEYVGALSLMVEPGTPLSAQIQAGEFVVPEPLVILQELRTMIANTHLTNGLFHANHASNYLPIRAKLPEEYTATLQLIDQALAGDRPLKPEYMRAL
- the miaB gene encoding tRNA (N6-isopentenyl adenosine(37)-C2)-methylthiotransferase MiaB; this encodes MSRKLYIKTFGCQMNERDSEVIAQLLAQEGFATTSVQEEADLILVNTCSIREKAEQKAFSLIGSLREEKKKNPSLVVGVIGCVAQQEGEHLRSRMPHVDLIVGTQQIYRLPAMLDRLLSGMTQKEIATNMESSFSIPPFQKLLVNNEKTAITPGFKQFVTIMQGCDNFCSYCVVPTTRGREISRSVRDILEEVELLVEQGVREITLLGQNVNSYGATNTVDPRPVSFPQLLRKVSAVQGLQRLRFTTSHPKDLSEELMQCFAELENLCPHFHLPVQSGSDKILQRMNRKYTVESYLQKVARLRQYRPDIALATDVIVGFPGETDVDFAATMRLLQEVRFHGSFSFKYSDRPHTRSTSFTDKIPEEIKSKRLATFQKEQNKISLQRNREYLEKTVEIMIESILDGEIKGRTATNHMVHAAGNVDSLLPGDLALVIIEHAGNHSLKGRLSE
- a CDS encoding RNA-binding S4 domain-containing protein; this encodes MQQENHRLVTITTSYIELDKLLKRENMVASGGEARFLISQGTALVNGSKEIRKRRKLYPGDTVDFDGVTLHITTSSSCSAQKGLVEQED
- the purB gene encoding adenylosuccinate lyase produces the protein MNRDIYQEPLVSRYTSREMQELFSERYKFTHWRKCWTALAEAQYELGLPAVTAEMVAELKANIDNINFEVATAKEREIRHDVMAHVYAYGQQCPLAEPIIHLGATSQFVVCNTDLFIQKQALQLIKKALIKVISNLAHFSVTHKDMATLGYTHYQPAQPTTVGKRNTLYIQDLLMDLDYLEQLENHIKARGAKGTVGTQATFIELFNGDHEKVRQLDQLVAQKIGFTQTFAVTGQTYPRKLDMKTAETLSGIGASAHKFAVDLRLLSNLKEQEEPFESKQVGSSAMAYKRNPMRAERMTGLARKLMGLPGNFAATAANQWFERTLDDSAIRRMDIPQAFLLTDAILKIYMNITSKMVVYPKQIEKHLKEELPFMATEKILMACVERGKSRQEMHEIIREYSVAAGFAVKHEGLANNLLELLAQDDRVPFSQQELDALLGDYQAFTGRAAMQTVEFLQQYVDPILEKYKHIIKDIDATIAV
- a CDS encoding histidinol phosphate phosphatase domain-containing protein; amino-acid sequence: MIDLHSHSFFSDGALVPAEHVRRVETLGYTAIAITDHADSSNISILIPALLRAAKDMNPVNRTQLIVGVELTHVPPPLIAPLAAQSRELGAQLVVVHGESPVEPVAPGTNRAALEADIDLLAHPGFITEEEAQLAAKNNIFLELSGRRGHSLTNGHVAKMAERTGAQLAINADAHAPGDFLTPEMAERVGLGAGLSRERYLQIRHDMAVFVHQLKPLT
- a CDS encoding DUF4911 domain-containing protein, producing the protein MPKLITYPLLIKPCKISWLRFILEGYDGLAILSTITAEIGLVSIQTFDCHYMKTMRLLEALAETLTPDRTDIHPKSTG